One candidate division KSB1 bacterium DNA segment encodes these proteins:
- a CDS encoding cysteine desulfurase, producing the protein MKTVAEIRRDFPILNVKVNGRPLVYLDSAASSQKPMAVLDSHCRFCESRYSNVHRGVHTLGERATADYEAARGTVRDFIKAPDSRGVIFTRGTTESINLVAHSFGRRFIKHGQAILLTPLEHHANLVPWQIVAKAVGAELRFWPLREDGTLDMDAGRKLLDGSVALVALTHVSNVLGTINPVREITELAHRVGARVLVDGAQAVPHMPVDITEIDADFYAFSGHKMLGPTGIGVLWGKPEILEDMDPFLTGGEMIREVFLDHSTWNELPYKFEAGTPPIVEAVGLAEAIRYLDVIGMDWIHAHDYHLSTYAYDALTATPGVTVYGPALERSSMVTFNIDGVHAHDAAGLLDREGIAIRAGHHCAQPLMRWLGVVATARASFYLYNTEAEIDLLVDAVRKVRQVLSVA; encoded by the coding sequence ATGAAGACGGTTGCCGAGATTCGCCGGGACTTTCCGATACTGAATGTGAAGGTCAACGGCCGGCCATTGGTATATTTGGACAGCGCGGCGAGTTCGCAGAAGCCGATGGCGGTGCTGGACTCGCATTGTCGATTTTGCGAATCGCGATATTCGAATGTTCACCGCGGCGTGCATACACTGGGTGAGCGCGCAACGGCGGATTATGAAGCGGCGCGTGGGACCGTGCGGGATTTCATTAAGGCGCCGGACTCGCGGGGCGTGATCTTCACGCGCGGGACGACGGAGTCGATCAATCTGGTGGCGCACTCCTTTGGTCGGCGTTTCATCAAGCATGGGCAGGCGATTCTGCTGACGCCGCTCGAACATCACGCGAATTTGGTCCCGTGGCAAATCGTGGCGAAGGCCGTGGGTGCGGAATTGCGCTTTTGGCCGCTGCGCGAAGACGGGACGCTGGACATGGATGCGGGCCGGAAGTTGCTGGACGGTTCGGTCGCGCTCGTGGCACTGACGCATGTATCGAATGTCCTGGGTACGATCAACCCGGTTCGCGAGATTACGGAGCTTGCTCACCGCGTGGGGGCGCGGGTGCTGGTCGACGGCGCGCAAGCGGTACCACATATGCCGGTGGACATTACGGAGATTGACGCGGATTTTTACGCCTTTTCCGGGCACAAGATGCTGGGTCCGACCGGGATCGGAGTCCTGTGGGGCAAGCCGGAGATTCTGGAGGACATGGATCCGTTCCTGACGGGCGGGGAGATGATTCGCGAGGTGTTTCTCGATCACTCGACGTGGAATGAATTGCCTTACAAGTTTGAGGCGGGAACTCCGCCGATTGTGGAGGCCGTAGGTCTGGCGGAGGCGATTCGCTATCTCGACGTGATCGGGATGGATTGGATTCACGCGCACGATTATCATCTGTCCACCTATGCTTACGACGCGTTGACCGCGACACCGGGGGTAACGGTGTACGGCCCGGCACTGGAGCGGTCGTCCATGGTGACGTTTAATATTGACGGTGTGCATGCGCACGACGCGGCGGGCCTGTTGGATCGCGAGGGGATTGCGATTCGCGCCGGTCACCATTGCGCTCAGCCGCTGATGCGTTGGTTGGGCGTGGTCGCGACAGCGCGCGCCAGTTTTTATCTGTACAACACCGAGGCAGAGATTGATCTGTTAGTGGACGCGGTTCGCAAAGTAAGACAGGTGCTTTCCGTTGCCTGA
- a CDS encoding non-heme iron oxygenase ferredoxin subunit, producing the protein MCSKAEFKRDGGKSFNVGPLQLVVFRSDGQWFATSSHCTHEDESLADGWLEGCHVECPRHGAMFDLATGEALSLPATEPLQTFAVEVRGDEVLVLIPAAAPADGGTK; encoded by the coding sequence ATTTGTTCGAAAGCTGAATTCAAGCGGGACGGCGGCAAGTCGTTCAACGTTGGACCGCTGCAGTTGGTCGTTTTTCGGAGCGACGGCCAGTGGTTTGCGACCAGCAGTCACTGCACGCACGAGGATGAATCGCTGGCTGACGGTTGGTTGGAGGGGTGCCACGTGGAGTGCCCGCGGCACGGGGCGATGTTTGATTTGGCAACGGGCGAGGCGCTGTCGCTGCCGGCGACGGAGCCACTGCAAACGTTTGCGGTGGAGGTGCGGGGAGACGAAGTTCTGGTCTTGATTCCCGCGGCGGCACCGGCGGACGGCGGGACGAAATGA
- the sufD gene encoding Fe-S cluster assembly protein SufD: MAETTSHPRSSAFIESIPHPLWTPEQRLHALEQARSAAIPSRLEEDWRKTDPDQFPWPRTEQVEAATSLHETTTHLPAALASPLASAGAESMRQLLTIPGDDYDAKFLYYHKAFCRAPVIIRVPRAWSGETIELQQRSSGPGLSTFTTLVVVERDAEATIVDRWLPASDDAVTVGRTEIMVEAGARLNYVQEDWCGARAALYRRARVQVAQDSAVTWYSFTQGAAWHVARMELMLLGPNSSGRIQGLFAGSGDARADHRTHQYHGAPRCKSDLTFKTLLSGRSHSVYQGLISVPQQSQKTDAYQQCRNLLLEPGTHADAIPKLEIIADDVRCTHGASMGSLNRDQLFYLQSRGLSRGQALRVIATGFAEEVIQKVPVGTVQERWRDAVMASIGEAVRL; the protein is encoded by the coding sequence TTGGCTGAGACGACGTCGCATCCCCGCAGCAGCGCGTTTATAGAGTCGATCCCGCACCCGCTGTGGACCCCTGAGCAGCGGTTGCATGCCTTGGAGCAGGCCCGCTCGGCAGCGATCCCGTCACGGCTCGAAGAGGATTGGCGAAAGACCGATCCCGACCAGTTCCCGTGGCCGCGGACCGAACAGGTCGAGGCGGCGACCTCCCTTCACGAAACGACGACGCATCTGCCCGCCGCGTTGGCGTCGCCGCTTGCGTCAGCAGGCGCGGAATCTATGCGGCAACTGCTGACGATTCCCGGTGACGACTACGACGCCAAATTCCTGTACTATCACAAAGCCTTCTGCCGTGCTCCCGTGATCATCAGGGTTCCGCGGGCTTGGTCGGGCGAGACGATTGAACTCCAGCAGCGCAGCTCCGGCCCGGGGCTATCGACGTTCACGACCTTGGTCGTTGTGGAGCGTGACGCTGAGGCAACGATTGTTGATCGCTGGCTGCCGGCGTCGGACGATGCGGTAACGGTGGGGCGGACCGAGATCATGGTGGAAGCGGGCGCGCGTCTTAACTATGTGCAGGAGGATTGGTGCGGCGCCCGCGCTGCGCTCTACCGCCGCGCGCGAGTTCAGGTGGCGCAGGATTCCGCTGTGACCTGGTACTCCTTCACGCAGGGCGCGGCCTGGCATGTGGCGCGGATGGAACTAATGTTGTTGGGGCCGAACTCGTCGGGGCGGATTCAGGGGCTGTTCGCGGGCAGCGGCGATGCGCGAGCGGATCATCGCACTCATCAGTATCATGGCGCGCCGCGGTGCAAGTCGGACCTGACGTTCAAGACGCTGCTGTCAGGACGCTCGCATTCGGTTTATCAGGGACTGATCTCCGTACCGCAGCAGTCGCAGAAGACCGACGCGTACCAACAGTGCCGCAACCTGCTACTCGAACCGGGAACGCACGCGGACGCCATTCCGAAGCTCGAGATCATTGCGGACGATGTGCGCTGTACGCATGGCGCGTCGATGGGGTCCTTGAACCGGGACCAGCTGTTCTACCTGCAAAGTCGCGGGCTGTCGCGGGGTCAGGCCCTGCGCGTGATCGCGACCGGATTTGCCGAAGAGGTCATTCAGAAGGTCCCGGTTGGAACGGTTCAAGAGCGCTGGCGCGACGCCGTGATGGCTTCCATCGGCGAGGCGGTGCGACTCTAA
- the sufB gene encoding Fe-S cluster assembly protein SufB: MEKDKKFELDLDNYDRYGFHDEDKSTVKLPKGLSRKVVEEISEMKSEPDWMRKLRLKGLDYFVRKASPNWGPDLSGINYDDIHYYVRSNERVESNWDAVPEEIRDTYDKLGIPEAEKKFLAGVGAQYDSEVVYHSLQKEWSKLGVIFLDTDSGLREYPDLFQEYFNKLIPAGDNKLAALNTAVWSGGSFIYVPKGVHVTIPLQAYFRINAKNVGQFERTLIIADEGSNVHYVEGCTAPVYSSDSLHSAVVEIYAKKHSRVRYTTIQNWSKNVYNLVTKRTLAEEDATMEWVDCNLGSKVTMKYPSVYMMGRHARADILSVAYAGPGMHTEAGAKVIHHAPETTSVIVSKSISRGGGRTSYRGLVEVSKGAENSKSNVSCDALLLDDHSRSDTYPYMNIQEDKVELGHEATVSKIGDEQIFYLMSRGISEADAMTLIVRGFIEPVVKELPMEYALEMNRLIQLQMEGSVG; this comes from the coding sequence ATGGAAAAGGACAAGAAGTTCGAGCTCGATCTGGACAACTACGACCGCTACGGTTTTCACGACGAAGATAAGTCGACGGTGAAGCTGCCCAAAGGGTTGTCGCGCAAGGTGGTCGAAGAGATCTCCGAGATGAAGAGCGAACCGGACTGGATGCGCAAACTGCGTCTGAAGGGCCTCGACTATTTCGTGCGGAAGGCGTCTCCGAACTGGGGGCCGGACTTATCGGGGATCAACTACGACGATATTCACTACTACGTGCGGTCAAACGAACGCGTCGAATCCAACTGGGACGCGGTACCGGAAGAGATTCGGGACACTTACGACAAGCTGGGGATTCCCGAGGCCGAGAAGAAATTTCTGGCCGGTGTCGGTGCGCAGTATGATTCGGAAGTCGTGTACCACTCTCTGCAGAAAGAGTGGTCGAAACTGGGAGTCATCTTTCTTGACACCGATTCCGGCTTGCGCGAGTATCCCGATCTGTTTCAGGAGTATTTCAACAAGTTGATTCCGGCGGGCGATAATAAGCTCGCGGCGCTGAATACGGCGGTCTGGTCGGGCGGCAGTTTCATCTATGTGCCGAAGGGCGTGCATGTGACGATTCCGCTGCAGGCCTACTTCCGGATCAACGCGAAGAATGTCGGGCAGTTTGAGCGCACGCTGATCATCGCGGACGAAGGCTCGAACGTGCACTACGTGGAGGGCTGCACGGCGCCGGTGTATTCTTCGGATTCGCTGCACAGCGCGGTGGTGGAGATCTACGCGAAGAAGCACTCGCGGGTGCGGTACACCACGATTCAGAACTGGTCGAAGAACGTGTACAATCTCGTGACGAAGCGTACGCTGGCGGAAGAAGATGCGACGATGGAGTGGGTTGATTGCAATCTCGGTTCGAAGGTGACAATGAAGTATCCGTCGGTTTACATGATGGGGCGGCATGCGCGCGCGGACATTCTGTCGGTGGCCTACGCGGGGCCGGGGATGCATACGGAGGCGGGCGCGAAGGTGATTCATCACGCGCCGGAGACGACCTCGGTCATCGTGTCGAAATCGATTTCGCGCGGCGGCGGGCGGACGTCTTATCGCGGCCTCGTGGAGGTGAGCAAAGGCGCGGAGAACTCGAAGTCGAACGTGAGCTGCGATGCATTATTGCTTGACGATCACAGCCGCAGCGACACGTATCCGTACATGAATATTCAGGAGGACAAGGTCGAGCTGGGTCACGAGGCAACGGTCTCGAAGATCGGCGACGAGCAGATCTTCTATCTGATGAGTCGCGGCATTTCGGAGGCCGACGCGATGACGTTAATTGTGCGCGGATTTATCGAGCCGGTGGTCAAGGAGTTGCCGATGGAGTACGCGCTCGAGATGAACCGGCTGATCCAATTGCAGATGGAGGGTTCCGTTGGCTGA
- a CDS encoding glycosyltransferase, whose amino-acid sequence MTLRVLMIPGGGLDNGSARTRMYAYLPALAAAGVAVFVDSYTFHKYERGTERPRGRSRLWLELLPLRALFTVFRADAIWHQKFSGGRIKLGLARALRKRIVYDLDDAIYLASPFDLPNAVWRSAERERVNRSLRRASAVVASGAAIRRYATGLNAYVHVIPTIVETVAAAPSVPRHPAVVGWVGAPENQRFLRPLEDSILRLQAELPELEVWIMTSGLMNPPPRYRHRFIPWSRSAEAEFVPQFTLGLAPLDDTEWCRAKMNYKALVYMSRGVPAVASPIGFPVQDFADRDSIRYASAPEEWYEAMKQLLSDGTARDRLADRALLILRDRYTADSRASELLAVLQGG is encoded by the coding sequence ATGACGCTGCGCGTGCTGATGATTCCCGGAGGAGGACTGGACAACGGCAGCGCGCGGACGCGGATGTACGCGTATCTTCCGGCGCTGGCAGCCGCGGGCGTGGCCGTGTTCGTTGACAGTTACACGTTTCACAAGTACGAACGCGGAACGGAACGTCCGCGCGGTCGCTCGCGACTCTGGCTGGAGTTGCTTCCGCTCCGCGCGCTGTTCACCGTATTCCGCGCGGATGCCATCTGGCATCAGAAGTTCAGCGGTGGGCGAATCAAGTTGGGACTCGCCCGAGCGCTGCGGAAGCGCATCGTATATGATCTGGACGACGCGATCTATCTGGCGTCGCCGTTTGATCTGCCGAACGCGGTCTGGCGCAGCGCGGAACGTGAGCGCGTCAATCGCTCGCTTCGCCGCGCATCCGCGGTCGTGGCCAGCGGCGCGGCCATTCGCCGCTACGCGACCGGACTAAACGCCTACGTGCACGTCATTCCGACGATTGTCGAGACCGTAGCGGCAGCGCCGTCGGTGCCGCGGCATCCCGCAGTGGTCGGGTGGGTGGGGGCACCGGAAAACCAGCGGTTCTTACGGCCGCTTGAGGACTCCATTCTGCGGCTGCAAGCAGAGCTCCCCGAGCTTGAGGTGTGGATCATGACGTCAGGTCTGATGAACCCGCCGCCGCGCTACCGGCACAGGTTCATTCCGTGGAGTCGGTCAGCGGAGGCGGAATTCGTGCCGCAATTCACGCTGGGACTTGCGCCACTCGATGATACGGAATGGTGTCGCGCCAAGATGAACTACAAGGCGCTGGTGTACATGAGCCGTGGCGTGCCCGCGGTGGCGAGTCCGATCGGTTTCCCCGTGCAGGATTTTGCGGATCGCGACTCGATCCGCTACGCGTCCGCACCGGAGGAATGGTATGAGGCGATGAAGCAACTTCTAAGCGACGGCACTGCGCGCGATCGCTTAGCCGACCGCGCGTTACTGATCTTGCGAGACCGATACACGGCGGACAGCCGGGCAAGCGAATTGCTGGCTGTGTTGCAGGGAGGATAG
- a CDS encoding glycosyltransferase family 2 protein, translating to MISVIIPNFNGLEYLGPCLTSVLSQECRDPLEVLLVDNGSTDGSVAYVSAQFPTVHCEVLATNTGFTGAINHGVAVARGELLLLLNNDTVLEPGSLPSLVDALLQAGQRVAAVQPLLVNAADPRCVDSAGIVLHRHFTAADGLHGESADLAPSASTVVFGVCLACALFRREAFDEVGGLDPNFFAEWDDVDLALRCRWFDWSFRLVPQARVRHHRSPTQARLPRARFIRYRRNRLLTCANGLPGWMSVREILYRLQKDVFGIPHHIRARQCGAVLASWIAFLRWLPEAWRRRRALRRTARVTASQMRAMLAELTV from the coding sequence ATGATCTCGGTGATCATTCCCAATTTCAACGGTCTCGAATACCTCGGGCCGTGTCTGACCTCCGTGCTCAGTCAGGAATGCAGGGATCCGCTCGAAGTTCTGCTCGTCGATAACGGTTCGACGGACGGCAGCGTCGCTTACGTGAGCGCGCAGTTTCCGACGGTACACTGCGAAGTGTTAGCGACCAATACCGGGTTTACCGGTGCGATCAATCACGGCGTCGCGGTCGCTCGCGGCGAGCTGTTGTTGCTTCTGAATAATGACACGGTGCTGGAGCCGGGCTCGTTGCCATCGTTGGTGGACGCTTTGCTGCAGGCCGGCCAGCGGGTGGCCGCGGTCCAGCCGCTGTTGGTGAACGCGGCGGACCCCCGATGCGTGGACAGCGCGGGTATCGTATTGCATCGGCACTTCACGGCGGCCGACGGACTGCACGGGGAGTCGGCGGACTTGGCGCCGAGCGCATCCACGGTAGTATTTGGCGTCTGTCTTGCCTGCGCGCTCTTTCGACGCGAGGCATTTGACGAAGTGGGCGGTCTCGATCCGAACTTCTTTGCCGAGTGGGATGACGTCGATTTGGCATTGCGCTGCCGGTGGTTCGATTGGAGCTTTCGGCTCGTGCCACAGGCGCGTGTGCGGCATCATCGTTCACCCACACAGGCACGCCTGCCGCGCGCGCGGTTCATTCGCTATCGCCGGAACCGGTTGCTGACCTGCGCGAACGGCCTGCCGGGCTGGATGTCCGTGCGGGAGATTCTCTACCGTTTACAGAAAGACGTGTTCGGCATCCCGCATCATATCCGGGCGCGTCAATGCGGAGCGGTGCTGGCGAGCTGGATTGCGTTCCTGCGGTGGTTGCCGGAGGCATGGCGGCGTCGGCGAGCGCTGCGGCGAACGGCCCGCGTGACCGCTTCGCAGATGCGCGCGATGCTGGCGGAGCTGACAGTATGA
- a CDS encoding group 1 truncated hemoglobin → MKSLQSLLTGMMAVMLVSTAARAAEPAAPSLYDRLGGVYNIASVVDVFIEKLLVNDVLNANPAIKEARDRVPKAGLKFQVTALVCQVTGGPQVYTGRSMKESHAHLNIANKEWDAMVVDFVKTLDEFKVPKPEQGELLAIVGTTKADIVTVK, encoded by the coding sequence ATGAAGAGTCTGCAGAGTCTTCTGACCGGAATGATGGCTGTCATGCTGGTATCGACGGCTGCTCGCGCGGCGGAACCTGCCGCGCCGTCGCTCTATGACCGCCTCGGTGGTGTGTACAATATCGCCTCGGTGGTGGACGTATTCATCGAGAAACTGCTGGTGAATGATGTCTTGAACGCGAATCCGGCGATAAAAGAGGCGCGCGATCGCGTGCCAAAGGCTGGACTCAAGTTTCAGGTTACGGCACTGGTGTGTCAGGTGACAGGCGGTCCGCAGGTTTACACCGGCCGCTCGATGAAGGAGTCCCACGCGCATTTGAATATTGCAAACAAGGAATGGGACGCGATGGTCGTGGACTTTGTGAAGACCCTCGACGAATTCAAGGTCCCGAAGCCGGAGCAGGGCGAACTGTTGGCGATCGTGGGCACGACCAAGGCCGACATTGTGACGGTAAAGTAG
- a CDS encoding MBL fold metallo-hydrolase codes for MHFRQFLHSEKGCISYAMGCPSQGVCAIIDPQGDPRFYVDHCEENAMVVKQVLETHAHADHFSCARRLAELTASPLYLGANAEVHYPFEPLADRQEFMFGRWRGEILHTPGHTPEHISILIEDWFLLTGDLLFVGDVGRIDLSLAALSRKQLEMRARIMYGSLQKLMTLPEWTEVYPGHYRGSVCGRGLDDKTVSTLGRERRLTPALGMSEAEFIEFQLTNLPPLPEDFHRIKQHNLGAALAAQTI; via the coding sequence ATGCACTTTCGTCAGTTCCTGCATAGTGAAAAAGGTTGTATCTCCTATGCGATGGGGTGTCCGTCGCAGGGGGTGTGCGCGATTATTGATCCGCAGGGCGATCCGCGGTTCTATGTTGATCATTGCGAAGAGAACGCGATGGTCGTGAAGCAGGTGCTGGAAACGCACGCGCATGCGGATCACTTTTCGTGTGCGCGGCGGCTGGCGGAGCTCACGGCATCCCCGTTGTATTTGGGAGCAAACGCGGAAGTGCATTATCCGTTCGAACCGTTGGCGGATCGCCAGGAATTCATGTTCGGTCGTTGGCGGGGTGAGATTTTGCACACGCCGGGTCACACGCCGGAGCATATCTCGATTTTGATTGAAGATTGGTTCTTGTTGACGGGGGATTTGCTGTTCGTGGGAGATGTGGGCCGCATCGATCTTTCGTTGGCTGCGCTGTCGCGGAAGCAGCTTGAAATGCGGGCGCGCATCATGTACGGCAGCCTGCAGAAGCTGATGACGTTACCCGAGTGGACGGAAGTGTATCCGGGGCACTATCGGGGTTCGGTCTGCGGGCGCGGACTCGATGACAAGACGGTTTCAACTCTGGGACGCGAGCGGCGGCTGACGCCGGCGTTGGGGATGAGCGAAGCGGAGTTCATTGAGTTTCAACTGACGAACCTGCCTCCGCTGCCGGAGGATTTTCACCGGATCAAGCAGCACAATCTTGGAGCGGCGCTTGCCGCTCAGACGATATGA
- a CDS encoding DsrE/DsrF/DrsH-like family protein has translation MSRSDPTKPRRIALIASKGTLDMAYPPLILANVAASMGWEAGIFFTFYGLDLIHKTRQQHLGVAPLANPAMPSPFPGSSIKIPNIVGVLPGMTAMATMMMKDWMDKANLAPLDEMFAIARESGVRLFACNTTMRVMRIKAEDLMDGVEFAGSPSFLDYAAEADIQLFI, from the coding sequence ATGAGCAGATCAGATCCGACCAAGCCGCGGCGCATCGCGTTGATTGCATCGAAGGGTACGCTGGACATGGCGTACCCTCCGCTCATTCTTGCCAACGTCGCGGCGAGCATGGGCTGGGAGGCCGGGATCTTCTTCACGTTTTACGGGCTTGATTTGATTCACAAGACGCGGCAGCAGCACCTCGGTGTCGCGCCGCTCGCGAATCCGGCCATGCCGTCGCCGTTTCCGGGCAGTTCGATCAAGATTCCGAACATCGTTGGCGTGTTGCCGGGGATGACGGCGATGGCGACGATGATGATGAAGGACTGGATGGACAAGGCGAATCTGGCACCGCTCGATGAGATGTTCGCGATTGCGCGCGAATCGGGCGTGCGGCTGTTCGCCTGCAACACGACGATGCGCGTGATGCGGATCAAGGCAGAGGATTTGATGGACGGTGTGGAATTCGCGGGTTCGCCGTCGTTTCTGGATTACGCGGCGGAAGCGGATATTCAGTTGTTTATTTGA
- a CDS encoding sulfurtransferase TusA family protein, giving the protein MPTLRLAQAIKRIQVGEIVELLSDDPGSESNMAAWTKNTGHELLSGGAESKVWRFQIRRLK; this is encoded by the coding sequence ATGCCGACGTTACGGTTGGCGCAGGCGATCAAGCGAATTCAGGTGGGCGAAATCGTCGAGTTGTTGAGCGACGACCCCGGCTCGGAGTCGAACATGGCGGCCTGGACGAAGAACACCGGTCATGAATTATTGTCCGGTGGCGCAGAATCGAAAGTCTGGCGGTTCCAGATTCGACGGTTGAAATGA
- the sufC gene encoding Fe-S cluster assembly ATPase SufC, producing MNQLEVRNLHVNVEGREILRGLDLTVPVGEVHAIMGPNGSGKSTLASAIMGHPKYEVSAGEVLWRGENVLELEPDERARRGLFLAFQYPQEIYGVSTMNFLRMAMSSRFGKVPSAAEFKAELNRWLEILDITPDFAKRFLNEGFSGGEKKRNEILQMGMLKPELAVFDETDSGLDIDALKIVARGVNSMRGPTFGALVITHYQRLLSYIVPDYVHILVDGRIVKTGDRALALQLEDQGYDWIKEEAAV from the coding sequence TTGAATCAGCTTGAGGTTCGCAACCTTCACGTGAACGTGGAGGGGCGGGAAATACTGAGAGGCCTGGACCTGACGGTGCCGGTGGGCGAGGTCCATGCGATCATGGGACCGAACGGCAGCGGCAAGTCCACGTTGGCGTCGGCCATCATGGGCCACCCGAAATACGAGGTGTCGGCCGGTGAAGTGCTCTGGCGTGGCGAGAACGTTCTGGAACTGGAACCGGACGAGCGCGCCCGGCGCGGGCTTTTTTTGGCGTTTCAGTATCCGCAGGAGATCTACGGCGTATCGACCATGAATTTCCTGCGGATGGCGATGAGTTCGCGATTTGGCAAGGTGCCGAGCGCGGCGGAGTTCAAAGCGGAGTTGAATCGCTGGCTGGAGATTCTTGATATTACTCCGGATTTCGCGAAGCGTTTTCTGAACGAGGGGTTTTCCGGCGGAGAGAAGAAGCGCAACGAAATTCTGCAGATGGGAATGTTGAAGCCGGAGTTGGCGGTATTTGATGAGACCGATTCGGGCCTGGATATTGACGCACTGAAGATCGTGGCGCGGGGGGTAAACTCGATGCGCGGGCCGACCTTCGGCGCGCTGGTGATTACCCATTATCAACGGTTGCTGAGCTATATCGTACCGGACTACGTCCACATTCTGGTTGATGGCCGGATCGTGAAGACGGGCGACCGAGCGCTGGCGCTACAACTTGAAGACCAGGGTTACGACTGGATCAAGGAGGAGGCGGCGGTTTGA
- a CDS encoding Rrf2 family transcriptional regulator, producing the protein MLVSMQADYALRVLVDVAMNQAQGQPVVTREIAERQHIPRVFLTKIVAQLASQGMLHTQRGKGGGVTLNVAPELINILAVIEAFEGHLMFNQCVADPTYCLLSHSCTVRVLWEEAEQHLTRFFGGLTLGDILERIRAANAARVAPVALQLDVKERQAAPARVR; encoded by the coding sequence ATGTTGGTATCCATGCAAGCGGATTACGCGCTGCGGGTGCTCGTGGACGTTGCCATGAACCAGGCCCAGGGACAACCGGTAGTCACGCGCGAGATCGCGGAGCGGCAGCACATACCGAGAGTCTTTCTGACGAAGATCGTTGCGCAGTTGGCGAGTCAGGGGATGTTGCACACCCAGCGCGGCAAAGGCGGCGGTGTGACCTTGAATGTCGCACCGGAACTGATCAACATTTTGGCGGTGATTGAAGCGTTCGAGGGTCACTTGATGTTCAATCAGTGCGTGGCGGATCCGACCTATTGCCTGCTCTCGCATTCTTGCACGGTACGCGTGTTGTGGGAAGAGGCGGAGCAGCATTTGACGCGGTTTTTTGGCGGGTTGACGTTGGGGGACATTCTGGAGCGGATTCGCGCGGCGAACGCGGCCCGTGTGGCTCCGGTAGCGTTGCAGCTTGATGTGAAGGAACGGCAGGCGGCACCGGCTCGCGTGCGCTGA